From Candidatus Nitricoxidivorans perseverans, the proteins below share one genomic window:
- a CDS encoding class I SAM-dependent methyltransferase: protein MRLLFGFRRRWLGRLPQMNRPDAAVLDVGCGDGQFLAYLASQGFRELDGVEPSQSRRQNACVRGLRVAASLDELDRRKFDIIFLWHVLEHVPAPMALLRELCGRLDDRGVLVVSIPNHAGWQTRYFGSCSAYLDYGRHLWYWDSSAIDDILKEELPGMRVREMGGRNFEYEIFGWVDTLGSRLAGKANFIHSRLKKKLGSPAGHAGALILAGLLLPLAGILALLLPPSAASTLTLVIERDRGDGVAADNNPRSATTWSSTL from the coding sequence ATGAGGCTGTTGTTCGGCTTTCGCCGGCGCTGGCTGGGTCGGCTGCCCCAGATGAACCGACCGGATGCCGCCGTACTGGATGTCGGCTGCGGAGACGGCCAGTTTCTCGCATACCTCGCGTCGCAAGGATTCCGCGAACTTGACGGCGTCGAACCCAGCCAATCCCGCAGACAGAATGCCTGCGTGCGCGGCCTTCGCGTTGCGGCCAGTCTGGACGAACTCGACCGACGCAAGTTCGACATCATCTTCCTCTGGCATGTATTGGAGCATGTCCCTGCGCCTATGGCGTTGCTGCGGGAACTGTGCGGCCGGCTGGACGACCGTGGCGTGCTGGTTGTGAGCATTCCGAATCACGCTGGCTGGCAGACCCGGTATTTCGGCTCCTGCTCCGCCTACCTCGACTATGGGCGGCACCTCTGGTACTGGGACTCGTCGGCCATCGACGACATTTTGAAGGAGGAACTTCCGGGCATGCGCGTGCGCGAGATGGGCGGACGAAACTTTGAATACGAGATATTCGGCTGGGTCGACACGCTGGGGAGCCGTCTGGCCGGCAAGGCGAACTTCATCCACTCGCGGTTGAAGAAGAAGCTCGGCAGCCCGGCCGGTCATGCGGGAGCGTTGATCCTTGCCGGCCTCCTGCTGCCTCTGGCCGGCATTCTTGCCCTGTTGCTGCCGCCCTCCGCAGCGAGCACGCTGACCCTGGTCATCGAACGTGACCGCGGGGACGGAGTGGCAGCGGACAATAATCCTCGTTCAGCCACGACATGGTCATCTACTTTGTAA